In a single window of the Leptolyngbya sp. 'hensonii' genome:
- a CDS encoding 4a-hydroxytetrahydrobiopterin dehydratase has translation MSSLLNDAEVQAQISQLSESWSLEDGKLQCKRTFKDFIEAMAFVNRLIDPAEAAGHHPDIAISYNRVAITLWTHDAGGLTSKDFDLAKVISEL, from the coding sequence ATGTCTTCCCTACTGAATGATGCTGAAGTGCAGGCTCAGATTAGTCAGCTCAGTGAGAGTTGGAGCTTGGAAGATGGCAAGTTGCAATGTAAGCGCACATTTAAAGATTTCATTGAAGCTATGGCCTTTGTCAATCGTTTGATTGATCCCGCTGAAGCAGCAGGTCACCATCCTGATATTGCGATCTCCTATAACCGGGTTGCAATTACCCTCTGGACCCATGATGCGGGCGGTCTGACCAGCAAAGATTTTGACCTAGCTAAAGTAATTTCTGAACTGTAA
- the glsA gene encoding glutaminase A yields MSLLVLTQSQLEALTDRARILIQEGRQPDYIPLLGQINPKTVAVRVWELGGLCISAGDKPPTFSLMSVIKPFLLLFLLEHLGHDVVFKQVGVEPSDQPFNSLEQLKLDRGRPRNPMLNSGAIALSALLPGANAPEACEVLRHWLNQVAQCQLGLDQQMLASVRSTGGRRNREITAMLTQSGYLVDGDLALDIYNHICCLSGTITDLALLGLLLATPQSRDAINRVSALGTHRRMVNALMLTCGLYEASGQYAVRIGLPAKSGVSGALLAVVPGQGTIACYGPALDDHGNSIAGLFLVEELAQLLDLSVFN; encoded by the coding sequence ATGTCTCTACTTGTTCTCACCCAATCCCAACTTGAAGCCCTGACCGATCGAGCCAGAATCCTGATTCAGGAAGGCCGTCAGCCGGATTATATTCCGTTGCTGGGTCAGATCAACCCCAAAACAGTGGCGGTAAGAGTCTGGGAACTGGGAGGGCTGTGCATCTCAGCAGGTGACAAGCCCCCTACTTTTTCCTTGATGAGCGTGATCAAACCCTTCCTCCTGTTGTTTCTGCTGGAACATCTGGGTCATGACGTGGTTTTCAAACAGGTTGGTGTGGAACCCTCCGATCAACCCTTCAATTCCTTGGAGCAACTGAAACTCGATCGGGGCCGCCCCCGCAACCCCATGTTGAACAGTGGCGCGATCGCCCTGTCGGCACTCCTGCCAGGGGCCAATGCCCCAGAAGCCTGCGAAGTCCTGCGTCACTGGCTCAACCAGGTGGCCCAATGCCAGTTGGGGCTGGATCAACAGATGCTGGCCTCTGTTCGCTCGACCGGCGGGCGACGGAATCGAGAGATTACAGCGATGCTAACCCAGTCGGGCTATCTGGTCGATGGCGATCTCGCCCTGGACATCTACAACCACATCTGTTGTCTCTCTGGCACCATCACCGACCTGGCCCTCCTGGGCCTCCTCCTGGCCACCCCCCAGAGCAGAGACGCGATTAATCGCGTCTCTGCTCTGGGGACCCACCGTCGCATGGTCAATGCTCTAATGCTAACCTGTGGTCTCTATGAAGCCTCCGGACAGTATGCTGTCCGGATCGGTCTCCCTGCCAAATCAGGCGTTAGTGGAGCCCTGTTGGCTGTAGTTCCTGGCCAAGGCACGATCGCCTGCTACGGTCCAGCCCTGGATGACCATGGAAACTCGATCGCGGGCCTTTTCCTGGTTGAAGAATTAGCCCAATTGCTAGACCTGAGCGTCTTCAATTGA
- a CDS encoding iron uptake porin, giving the protein MSKLLFKSLVISPIAVGVALLYSGSALAQSAPTSAQGKPSISDIKKYGSEGKGRATDSMDQVTSVSQLSDVQPTDWAFQALQSLVERYGCVVGYPDGTYRGSRALTRYEFAAGLNACMDRVNELIAAGTADLVTKEDLATLQRLQEEFAAELATLRGRVDALEARTATLEAQQFSTTTKLVGEVIFAITSPLNNPGIRDVGGVPTALQPNAVLAPVASNNQIVFQDRVRLAFNTSFTGKDLLVTRLDAGNARAFNLPGVTASEPTQTFQFGASNNVVNLGWLAYYLPLGDKGQLYIPATAGLQYDYAPTISPYLDAFDGGTGPLSIFAQRNTIYDIGGGSGLGLNYSLTKNITISLGYLAANGTTFAGNIPTPGNGLFNGSYSALAQLTVNPSDAFSIGLTYVNAYRTPGSAIFDNGANAPSVGTALSNLGATGTIPGGAGAGTAVNSYGVSASYKFSPAFAINAWGNYTTARVIGSPFAPGAGGDGEIWSYALGLAFPDLGKKGNLGGLIVGVQPYLAGFRNGAGQVAIRTDSPIHIEGFYKYQVNDNISITPGVIWLIAPGQDSRNDNAVIGTLRTTFTF; this is encoded by the coding sequence ATGTCGAAACTCTTGTTCAAGTCTTTGGTCATTAGCCCCATTGCTGTGGGCGTTGCCCTTCTGTACTCTGGTTCCGCTCTGGCCCAAAGTGCCCCAACTTCTGCTCAAGGTAAGCCCTCAATCAGTGACATCAAGAAGTACGGCAGCGAAGGTAAGGGTCGTGCCACTGATTCCATGGATCAGGTTACATCCGTTTCTCAGCTCTCTGATGTTCAACCCACAGATTGGGCTTTTCAAGCTCTGCAATCTTTGGTTGAGCGCTACGGTTGTGTCGTCGGTTATCCAGATGGGACCTACCGAGGAAGTCGGGCTCTGACTCGCTATGAGTTTGCTGCTGGTCTGAACGCCTGTATGGATCGGGTTAACGAGCTGATTGCGGCTGGGACAGCCGACCTGGTCACCAAAGAAGATTTGGCTACTCTGCAGCGTCTGCAAGAAGAGTTTGCTGCTGAACTGGCTACACTCCGGGGTCGGGTAGATGCTCTGGAAGCTCGGACTGCCACCCTGGAAGCCCAGCAATTCTCAACCACCACCAAGCTGGTGGGTGAGGTTATCTTTGCCATCACTAGCCCTCTAAATAATCCTGGCATCCGGGATGTGGGTGGGGTTCCTACCGCACTACAGCCTAATGCTGTTTTGGCTCCTGTTGCTTCCAACAATCAAATCGTCTTCCAGGACAGGGTTCGTCTGGCTTTCAACACCAGCTTTACCGGTAAGGACTTGCTGGTTACCCGTTTGGATGCGGGTAACGCTCGTGCCTTTAATCTGCCTGGTGTCACCGCATCAGAGCCCACCCAAACGTTCCAGTTTGGTGCCTCTAATAACGTTGTAAACCTGGGTTGGTTGGCTTACTATCTGCCCCTGGGTGATAAAGGCCAACTGTATATCCCTGCTACCGCAGGTCTGCAGTATGACTACGCTCCCACCATCAGCCCCTACCTGGATGCTTTTGATGGCGGTACTGGTCCTCTGTCCATCTTTGCCCAGCGCAACACCATCTATGACATCGGCGGTGGCTCTGGTCTTGGTTTGAACTACAGCCTGACTAAGAACATCACCATCAGCTTGGGTTATCTGGCTGCCAATGGTACAACCTTTGCTGGTAACATTCCCACCCCAGGCAACGGTCTGTTTAATGGGAGCTATAGCGCTCTGGCCCAGTTGACTGTGAACCCCAGCGATGCCTTCTCTATCGGTTTGACCTATGTCAATGCCTACAGAACTCCTGGTAGCGCTATTTTCGATAACGGTGCTAATGCGCCTTCTGTGGGGACAGCCCTGTCCAACCTGGGTGCCACTGGTACTATACCGGGTGGTGCTGGTGCTGGGACTGCGGTTAACTCCTATGGTGTTTCTGCTTCCTACAAGTTCAGTCCAGCCTTTGCTATTAATGCGTGGGGGAACTACACCACCGCTCGCGTTATCGGTAGTCCCTTTGCTCCTGGTGCTGGTGGGGATGGGGAAATCTGGTCCTATGCTCTGGGCCTTGCATTCCCCGACCTGGGTAAGAAGGGCAACTTGGGTGGCCTTATCGTAGGGGTTCAGCCTTATCTGGCTGGCTTTAGAAACGGTGCTGGTCAGGTTGCTATCCGCACCGACAGCCCAATTCACATTGAAGGGTTCTACAAGTACCAGGTTAATGACAATATCTCCATTACACCGGGTGTGATCTGGCTGATTGCTCCTGGCCAGGACAGCCGCAATGATAATGCAGTGATTGGTACCCTGCGGACCACCTTTACCTTCTAA
- a CDS encoding DUF3107 family protein, producing MFIIDIVIKNSPATLSVQRKSAQDAEAIYQQVLKALSAASPQILELTCEHQAGKKFGVLSSEITAVQLSEKATTATASGKPPGFFALAE from the coding sequence ATGTTCATCATCGATATTGTGATCAAAAATTCCCCTGCTACACTCTCTGTACAGCGGAAATCAGCGCAGGATGCAGAGGCCATTTATCAGCAAGTTTTAAAGGCTCTGAGTGCGGCCAGCCCTCAAATTCTGGAGTTGACCTGTGAGCATCAGGCAGGTAAGAAGTTTGGTGTTTTAAGTAGTGAGATTACGGCAGTGCAATTATCTGAAAAAGCAACAACTGCCACTGCTTCCGGCAAACCGCCTGGTTTCTTTGCCCTGGCAGAATGA
- the psbD gene encoding photosystem II D2 protein (photosystem q(a) protein) — translation MTIAMGRAQAERGWFDVLDDWLKRDRFVFIGWSGLLLFPCAYMALGGWLTGTTFVTSWYTHGLASSYLEGCNFLTAAVSTPADSLGHSLLLLWGPEAQGDFTRWCQLGGLWTFVALHGAFGLIGFMLRQFEIARLVGVRPYNAIAFSAPIAVFTSVFLMYPLGQSSWFFAPSFGVAGIFRFILFVQGFHNFTLNPFHMMGVAGVLGGALLCAIHGATVENTLFEDGDKPNTFRAFNPTQSEETYSMVTANRFWSQIFGIAFSNKRWLHFFMLFVPVTGLWMASIGIVGIALNLRAYDFVSQEIRAAEDPEFETFYTKNILLNEGIRAWMAPQDQPHEKFVFPEEVLPRGNAL, via the coding sequence ATGACCATAGCAATGGGACGCGCACAGGCAGAGCGGGGATGGTTCGACGTCCTCGACGACTGGCTGAAGCGTGATCGATTTGTGTTCATCGGCTGGTCTGGGTTGCTGCTGTTTCCCTGTGCCTACATGGCATTGGGGGGATGGCTGACCGGGACTACCTTCGTGACATCGTGGTACACCCACGGGTTGGCCTCGTCTTACCTGGAAGGCTGTAACTTTCTGACCGCTGCGGTTTCGACTCCTGCGGATAGCCTGGGCCACTCCCTGCTGCTGCTGTGGGGGCCTGAAGCCCAGGGAGACTTCACTCGCTGGTGCCAGTTGGGGGGTCTGTGGACCTTCGTGGCTCTGCACGGAGCGTTTGGTCTGATTGGCTTCATGCTGCGGCAGTTTGAAATTGCCCGTCTGGTGGGGGTTCGTCCCTACAACGCGATCGCGTTTTCGGCACCGATCGCGGTGTTCACGAGCGTATTTCTGATGTACCCRCTGGGACAATCCAGTTGGTTCTTTGCCCCGAGCTTTGGGGTGGCTGGGATTTTCCGGTTCATCCTGTTTGTGCAAGGGTTTCATAACTTCACCTTGAATCCGTTCCACATGATGGGTGTGGCTGGGGTGTTGGGTGGAGCGCTGCTGTGCGCCATTCATGGTGCGACGGTGGAGAACACCCTGTTCGAGGATGGAGACAAGCCGAACACGTTCCGGGCGTTCAATCCGACCCAGTCTGAGGAAACCTACTCAATGGTGACGGCGAACCGATTCTGGTCACAGATTTTCGGGATTGCCTTCTCCAACAAGCGGTGGTTGCACTTCTTCATGCTGTTTGTACCGGTAACGGGACTGTGGATGGCCAGTATTGGTATCGTAGGGATTGCGCTCAACCTGCGGGCCTATGACTTTGTGTCTCAGGAGATTCGGGCGGCGGAAGACCCTGAGTTTGAGACGTTCTACACCAAGAACATTCTGCTCAATGAGGGCATTCGCGCCTGGATGGCCCCTCAAGACCAGCCCCATGAAAAATTTGTCTTCCCTGAGGAGGTTCTGCCTCGCGGTAATGCTCTGTAA
- a CDS encoding bifunctional orotidine-5'-phosphate decarboxylase/orotate phosphoribosyltransferase codes for MSFTDKLNSAITTHASLLCVSLDPSLEMLPDRDLQGRDLIDRLWTWLQFVIQETADLVCAYKPTLGFYTALGAPGLELLQQVLAIIPPSIPIILDAKHGDLNTGTILAQTLFETWRVDAVTLSPYAGQDQAAPFLVYPGKAAFVLCCTSNPTALSLQEYPVPEQPLYLHIAREAQNWGTVEQVGLEVGTIHPELLAQIRAVAPERLILLRSLWASPDYHRIIMAGLDTHGKGLLIPVPQDILSRDRPASAIHALRQEINQIRDLSHQPDSTCAIWLPDVCLLRQSPHQDLILQLYDIGCILFGSYVQASGMTLPYYIDLRKIISNPQLFHKVVSAYAEILQGLTFDRLAGIPYGSLPTATGLALQLNCPMIYPRKEVKAHGTRRLVEGNFQPGETVVVVDDILISGNSAIEGATKLQSVGLQVRDIVVLIDHEQGVMGRLAEEGYQGHAVLTLSEITTTLYQSGRITATQQDAILAAPDHPPSP; via the coding sequence ATGAGCTTTACCGATAAACTGAACAGTGCCATCACAACCCATGCCAGCCTGTTGTGTGTGAGCCTTGATCCTAGTCTGGAAATGTTACCCGATCGCGATCTGCAGGGTCGGGACTTAATCGATCGTCTCTGGACCTGGCTCCAATTTGTGATTCAGGAAACAGCGGATCTGGTATGTGCTTACAAACCCACCCTTGGCTTCTACACTGCTCTAGGGGCTCCGGGATTAGAGTTGCTGCAACAGGTCCTGGCCATCATCCCCCCATCCATACCCATAATCCTGGATGCCAAGCATGGGGATCTGAACACAGGCACAATCCTGGCCCAAACATTGTTTGAAACTTGGCGGGTGGATGCCGTCACCCTCAGCCCCTATGCGGGTCAGGATCAGGCAGCTCCTTTCCTGGTTTATCCCGGCAAAGCCGCGTTTGTGCTTTGTTGTACGTCCAATCCGACTGCCCTATCCCTGCAAGAATATCCTGTTCCTGAACAGCCGCTTTACCTGCATATTGCCAGAGAAGCTCAGAATTGGGGAACTGTTGAACAGGTCGGTCTGGAAGTCGGCACCATTCACCCGGAACTCCTGGCCCAGATTCGGGCTGTGGCCCCAGAACGGCTAATTTTACTGCGGAGCCTTTGGGCCTCGCCAGACTACCACCGCATCATTATGGCGGGTCTGGACACCCATGGTAAAGGGCTGTTGATTCCAGTTCCCCAGGACATTTTGAGCCGCGATCGCCCAGCCTCGGCTATCCATGCCCTGCGCCAGGAGATTAACCAGATCCGCGACCTGAGCCATCAGCCAGATTCCACTTGCGCCATCTGGTTGCCTGACGTTTGCCTGCTCCGTCAATCTCCCCATCAGGATTTAATTTTGCAACTCTATGACATCGGTTGCATTCTCTTCGGTAGTTATGTGCAGGCATCGGGGATGACCCTGCCTTACTACATTGATTTACGCAAGATTATTTCCAATCCCCAGCTTTTTCATAAGGTTGTGAGTGCCTACGCTGAAATTTTACAGGGGTTAACCTTCGATCGCCTCGCAGGCATTCCCTACGGCTCCCTCCCTACAGCCACGGGGCTGGCCCTGCAGCTCAACTGTCCCATGATCTACCCCCGCAAAGAAGTCAAAGCCCATGGCACCCGTCGCCTGGTCGAAGGCAACTTCCAGCCCGGTGAAACCGTCGTCGTTGTCGATGACATTCTCATTAGCGGCAACAGTGCGATCGAAGGAGCCACCAAACTCCAATCCGTCGGCCTCCAAGTCCGGGACATCGTCGTTCTGATCGACCACGAACAGGGCGTTATGGGCCGACTGGCAGAGGAGGGCTATCAGGGACACGCCGTCCTCACCCTCTCCGAAATCACCACCACCCTGTACCAGAGTGGCCGCATCACCGCTACCCAGCAAGACGCCATCCTGGCAGCCCCTGACCATCCTCCCTCCCCGTGA
- a CDS encoding energy-coupling factor ABC transporter ATP-binding protein — MTSGEGVQPGIVTQDLSFAWGDNDFVLNACSLKVPKGQFWMLLGTNGSGKSTLLRLLAKLLPPRSGEIQIAEPIGFVFQNPDHQLVMPTVGADVAFGLVAERLSSGQVRQRVEEALISVNLLPMLRRPIYALSGGQKQRIAIAGAIARHCEVLLLDEPTALLDPDSQLDLVIRVRDLVKSRGITALWVTHRLDELDYCDGAFLLEEGKVVDQGDADRLKQRMMRQM; from the coding sequence ATGACTTCAGGGGAAGGCGTTCAGCCTGGAATTGTCACTCAGGATTTATCCTTTGCCTGGGGAGATAATGACTTTGTGCTGAACGCTTGTTCTCTTAAGGTTCCCAAAGGTCAGTTCTGGATGCTTTTGGGCACTAATGGTAGTGGTAAGTCTACCCTTCTTCGGCTGCTGGCAAAATTACTGCCTCCTAGATCAGGGGAAATTCAGATTGCGGAGCCGATCGGGTTCGTTTTTCAGAATCCCGATCATCAACTGGTCATGCCAACAGTAGGGGCAGATGTTGCTTTTGGCCTGGTAGCGGAGCGTCTATCTTCGGGGCAGGTGCGGCAGCGCGTTGAGGAAGCCCTTATATCTGTCAATTTATTACCGATGCTACGTCGTCCAATTTATGCCTTGAGTGGCGGACAAAAGCAGCGAATTGCGATCGCGGGAGCCATTGCCCGCCACTGCGAAGTTTTGCTGCTGGATGAGCCAACAGCCTTACTAGATCCCGATAGCCAACTTGACCTGGTAATTCGGGTTCGGGATCTGGTCAAGAGTCGGGGCATTACGGCACTGTGGGTAACCCATCGACTGGATGAACTGGATTACTGCGATGGTGCTTTTCTTCTGGAGGAGGGCAAGGTTGTTGACCAGGGGGACGCTGATCGTCTGAAGCAGCGCATGATGAGACAGATGTAG
- a CDS encoding NYN domain-containing protein — MQRPRSQAILLVDGYNIVGAWPDLKRMRDCASLEAARRDLIETLTNYSAFQGFDTQIVFDSQYQDTPGTTEVVTHQVSVQYTDFGQTADTYIEKMCAAFRYDSRKFEQRLIVATSDRAQQLTVVGYGAEWMSAQKLAHEVEAATRRVRKQQRTTSRPASRFLSHSLDPVARQKLGKLRFGHLYSDEI; from the coding sequence ATGCAACGCCCTCGCTCACAAGCCATTCTCCTTGTGGACGGCTATAACATAGTCGGTGCTTGGCCTGACTTGAAGCGAATGCGTGACTGTGCCAGCTTAGAGGCAGCCCGACGAGATTTGATTGAAACCTTGACCAACTACAGTGCTTTTCAGGGTTTTGACACTCAAATTGTTTTTGATTCTCAATATCAAGATACCCCTGGAACGACCGAAGTGGTCACTCATCAAGTTTCAGTTCAATACACAGATTTTGGACAAACTGCAGATACTTACATCGAGAAAATGTGCGCAGCCTTCCGGTATGACTCTCGAAAGTTTGAGCAACGCTTGATTGTCGCAACCTCCGATCGGGCTCAGCAACTTACTGTAGTGGGGTATGGTGCTGAGTGGATGTCTGCTCAAAAGCTGGCCCATGAAGTCGAGGCTGCTACCAGAAGAGTGCGGAAACAGCAACGAACCACCAGTCGCCCTGCTTCCCGCTTCCTGTCCCACTCACTTGACCCAGTTGCCCGTCAGAAGTTAGGCAAACTCCGCTTCGGCCATCTCTATTCTGATGAAATTTAA
- a CDS encoding iron uptake porin produces the protein MNQIFWKSLLVSPAILGAALFAPFAQAQVAPETQVAPAGNSSTLNQIEMYKNGYTTGAPVIVINSANQLTSVNQLSDVQPTDWAFQALQSLVERYGCVVGYPDGTYRGNRAMTRYEFAAGLNSCMDRVNELIKSATANLVTQEDLELLKRLQEEFAAELETLRGRVDALEARTAKLEAQQFSTTTKLRGEVIFAVADAFGDASEGTVGSDTDRYNTTFGYRVRLNFDTSFTGTDRLRTRLQAGNIIDANQTGVVGNSPAPGREGRFGFATNTGGTVVLDALEYRFTPAKNLTVYISANAREYNDLVDVNSPFEPSESGALSRFGRFNPIYRTGNDKGVAFRYKFSDFIGIEGGYLAGEANDPSPNNGAVAPNVGSNGLFAGDYALLGQLVINPQPLKLVLTYVNGYNDSGLQHGTGSRASNLTGAVSYNSYGASLSFRLSKEIMIGGWGGYTAGRGLTAANGGDAEVYNWAGYIAFYDLGGKGNLGGIIVGQQPKLSYSSTAALAAGNGLPAGATNDRDYGIHIEALYRYQVSDNVAITPGFIYLSAPNHTAGTAQGPIYIGVLRTTFSF, from the coding sequence ATGAATCAAATTTTTTGGAAGTCACTGTTAGTCTCGCCAGCCATCCTGGGTGCTGCGCTGTTTGCTCCATTTGCTCAGGCTCAGGTTGCTCCTGAGACTCAAGTTGCTCCTGCTGGGAATTCATCAACCCTGAACCAGATTGAGATGTACAAGAACGGCTACACCACCGGTGCGCCAGTGATTGTCATCAACTCTGCGAATCAACTGACCTCTGTTAACCAGCTCTCTGATGTGCAGCCCACCGATTGGGCTTTCCAGGCTCTGCAATCCCTGGTGGAGCGCTATGGTTGCGTGGTTGGTTATCCCGATGGCACCTATCGGGGCAATCGGGCGATGACCCGCTACGAGTTCGCTGCTGGTCTGAACTCCTGTATGGACCGGGTGAACGAGCTGATCAAGAGCGCTACCGCTAACCTGGTGACCCAGGAAGATCTGGAACTGCTGAAGCGTCTGCAGGAAGAGTTTGCGGCTGAACTGGAAACCCTGCGGGGTCGGGTAGATGCCCTGGAAGCCCGGACTGCCAAGCTGGAAGCTCAGCAGTTCTCTACTACCACCAAGCTGCGCGGCGAAGTTATTTTTGCAGTTGCCGATGCTTTTGGAGATGCCAGTGAGGGCACGGTTGGAAGCGATACTGATCGCTACAACACCACCTTTGGTTATCGGGTACGTCTGAACTTTGACACCAGCTTTACTGGAACGGACCGGTTGAGAACCCGTCTGCAGGCCGGTAACATCATTGATGCCAATCAGACTGGTGTTGTAGGGAACTCTCCGGCTCCAGGTCGGGAAGGTCGCTTTGGTTTTGCAACCAATACTGGCGGTACCGTCGTGCTGGATGCTCTGGAGTATCGTTTCACCCCTGCCAAGAACCTCACGGTTTACATCTCAGCTAATGCCCGGGAATATAATGACCTGGTTGATGTTAACAGCCCCTTCGAGCCCAGCGAAAGTGGTGCCCTTTCCCGCTTTGGCCGCTTCAACCCCATCTACCGCACCGGTAACGACAAGGGTGTAGCCTTCCGCTACAAGTTCAGTGACTTCATCGGGATTGAGGGTGGCTACCTGGCTGGTGAAGCGAACGATCCTTCTCCCAACAACGGTGCTGTTGCTCCTAACGTGGGTTCCAATGGTCTGTTTGCAGGGGACTACGCCCTTCTGGGTCAGTTAGTGATCAATCCCCAGCCCCTCAAATTGGTTCTAACTTATGTGAACGGTTACAACGATAGCGGTCTCCAGCATGGTACTGGTAGCCGGGCTTCTAACCTGACGGGTGCTGTGTCCTACAACTCCTATGGTGCGTCCCTGTCCTTCCGCCTGTCTAAGGAGATCATGATTGGGGGCTGGGGTGGTTACACCGCAGGTCGCGGTTTAACCGCTGCGAACGGTGGCGACGCTGAGGTTTACAACTGGGCTGGATACATTGCCTTCTATGACCTGGGTGGCAAGGGCAACCTGGGTGGTATCATCGTTGGTCAGCAGCCGAAGCTGAGCTATAGCAGCACAGCAGCTCTGGCAGCAGGTAATGGTTTGCCTGCTGGGGCTACCAACGATCGGGACTATGGTATCCACATCGAAGCTCTGTATCGTTACCAGGTTAGCGATAACGTCGCGATTACCCCTGGTTTCATCTACCTGTCTGCTCCTAATCACACTGCTGGTACGGCTCAAGGTCCTATCTACATCGGTGTGCTGCGGACGACCTTCAGCTTCTAA